The Salvelinus alpinus chromosome 14, SLU_Salpinus.1, whole genome shotgun sequence genomic sequence AATAAATTCATTTTTGTAAGGGCAGAGAGAGGCTAGGCAGGCCTAGAGATATATAATCACTCATGTTGTCTCATATGCAGAGGCTGTAAGAGAGATTGGTGGAACTATTAGGTGGACTGATGGAGCTAccatggctgctcctgtagtaagtggacctactgtcagaacTGGTGCTTCTACTAGTCCTGACTTGGTTTCGAGACCTGTTCAGAAATCTTGCTCCCATAAATGTGCTGCGTCAAAGGACACTTTATAGTAAAAAACACTTACTTCATAGCTTTCATTGGAAAGGTTATCAACAGGACTCGGATTGTGGAAAGCATAAATGCCAGGTTAAAGATTTTTGTGGAGATGGCAAGAGAGTTATTAAGGGTAACAGATGTTACTGTCGACATGATTTTTGAAAAGTTGAATAATCCTAAGGATGGAATGTCTCAGCATGATAGAGGGAACATTTGAAGTGGCTGGGAGGGTTTTGGGGATGAGGGAGGGTAGTTAATAGGGATTTATTTGTTTAGTATTACagaatagagtaccacagtatgagtcataatacccattaaaacctagcggtcaaacagggaaatggttccaatcgttttcccaccattcattttttcCATATGGGATTTTATAAACACCTAAAATGAGGTCTGTTTCATGTAGTCTTACCGTGGCCTGATGTTTTGGTGACCATGTAAATCTCtgtaggacaaggtgactttttcaatatattcgcctgtatttccccccccccaaaaaaaaaattagACGCTAATTATCTGCTAATGTaactatcataaagaactacaaatgccatgatgatttGGATGATACAgctgaatcgaggcaaaggtaagaatctatGGATTAACTATCTCATGTTAGCTAAATTgataaattggctacatttctttaaatggacaattcaGTGTATTGTCTTgtacaagttttaaattgacacaatacctgttagcaaaggtgtcaacTAAAGAAGATGTGCAGGAGCTttcagggatttgtagtttttcaTAATGTCTACTTTGAAGGTAATTAGCATTTTTGAaactgagagtaaatagagaccAATATATTGATACAAGTAACcatgtccgagagagatttacatgcttATTATAATGTCAcgcagggtaagcctacacgaaacacagtccTTATTTTAAgtttttctaaaatcccctatgcgAAAAAtttatggtggaaaaacgattggaaccatttctctgttgaccgctaggttttatggataTTATGACACAATTGTGGGGCTCTATTAGGCAAACCCTGATTGATCGTACACTCCaaaacagtaggtggcggcatgcacgtTTACGGACCGCCATTATACcatagtagaagaagaagaagaagaagaaggtcgTCACTTGCATACCAGAAGTGACGTTTTTTGCGCTCCTAGCGAAACTTTGGTGCCACGCATACAGTTTGTTGACatgatgatgatgctgctgcCAAAATCTCTTGTGCTTTACTTATTTTTATGTCTACAGATTTATAATGTCGTTGTTGATGTTACAGTTGCAGTTGCCTCAATCGATGATGTGAAGATAGAGGTGTTATTCACGCCAGAGGACTGCTCAAAaaagagcaaaaagggagacctAATGAATGCACACTACGATGGGTATCTTGCTAAAGACGGTTCTCAGTTCTACTGTAGGTAAGTGTCCCAGATTTACATATAAAATGGCATCAACAATGTAATACTTTTGTTAAAACAAATGGATTTGCACACCATGTGAGTTTTATAATGAGGGAGCCAGGAAAGGCTCGATTTTGGTAGTAAACTATTTGATAAAACAATTTGTAATAATTTTCTACTGATCAGATCCATCAATGACAACAGACATGAGCTGGTAAATGCATAATTATTCTATCAAAAGCTTGTAGACAGATATCCAGTGACAGTGTAAAGCCACAATCCTGGATTTCTAGACCAAAAGACAACCCATCCACTTTGGGATGGCCCTGACATGTAACCTCTCAAATTAAGCAGATAAGCCCATGGCTCATTAAAAGTTAATGAATGTGCCTATTATTTCAGGACAATACCATGGTAAGACAGTGACAAACTCAATACTGTGTTAtgtagacctactgtaccatgagtTGAGTGCACCTAATGCATCTATCCATTTTCCTGTTTGTGTTTCAGCCGCTCAGACAAAGCTGGACATCCTCAGTGGTTTGTGTTGGGAGTCGGACAAATCATCAAGGGCCTGGACATGGCATTGAATGACATGTGTGCTGGGGAGAAACGCAAAGTCACTGTTCCACCTGGGCTAGCCTTTGGAGAAAAAGGAAAAGGTAAGATGGGGGTAGAATAATCATATGTGCAATATTTGAGCCATTAATGTGAGGCCATACAGAACCTTTACCTCTTGAGCCAAAAGCAGTCCCCTGGCCTTCATGGACAGAAATATGGTCCAAAATTACCTCCTTGGACAGAAAGGGGCACACCTCCCTAATATATATGAAACCACACAAATCCATATATGGATTTGTGTGGTTTCATGTGATATGAAATGTAATAATATATCATATTAAAGCCAACATTTTACATAAATAATTCACAACTTTAATACAATTTCAAGGGACATTCATTCAATCTTCTTGAACTAACACCTATTTCTTCATTTTTGCTTATTGTGTCTTATTTCCACAGCAGTGTTTTTGAAGGATTTCCTCCCCTGACAGTGTGCACTGCACTGCTTCCTCTTGGCATGTAAGCATGTTGGGCATATGGTGCTTTCACAGCATACAACTGATACTCAAACAGCAGCTTTGCATGCATGTTTCAAATCTTGAACAGTGGTGGCTTGGAATGTGATTAGGATTACAACTGGTCCACTCTTTATTGTATCAATTTTCTTGTAGAGGGAGTAGCTACCATGAATGCATGCCGTGTGTTGAAATATTTTGCATGTTTCTTGGTATGGCCATGGCATGAACTATTATATTAACATTTATGACTGCTGGAAAGGAGAAAGACATGGATTAATTACTATAGCGAATAAACTAGAAATGTCAAATTGGATATGAAGTTATTCCGTCTGAAAACATTGATGTCATTACAGTATTAAATGTTTGCagttgtgtttctgtgtgagtCAGTCCAAAGAGTGTTGCCATTGTGTTTGGATGTTACTAttttgttttcactttggggagaATTTTGCTGTAATGTatttcaaatgaaatcaaattttgtttgtcacatgcgccgaatacaacagatgtagaccatacagtgaaatgcttacttacaagccctaaccaacaatgcagtaaaaataaagaataagaaataaaacttAACAATTGGTCTGGTTTACTAGGTCCTGTCCCACCCAATGCTACATTG encodes the following:
- the fkbp7 gene encoding peptidyl-prolyl cis-trans isomerase FKBP7, with the protein product MMMMLLPKSLVLYLFLCLQIYNVVVDVTVAVASIDDVKIEVLFTPEDCSKKSKKGDLMNAHYDGYLAKDGSQFYCSRSDKAGHPQWFVLGVGQIIKGLDMALNDMCAGEKRKVTVPPGLAFGEKGKGPVPPNATLIFEVELYSVSKGPRSLESFRDIDLDDDKVLTRDEMTFYFKVEYERDGSKPREDSFYERMVNDVFQKSDHDRDGLITVKEYNVYEHDEL